One window from the genome of Candidatus Woesearchaeota archaeon encodes:
- a CDS encoding TldD/PmbA family protein translates to MDNYFRKIINKATRKADHAQLNSYIIRSNNLKLMDNSIHTMSSMEQKAYILKVFLGKKMGVSYSNYPDSGLLDRALKMAKVTNSLDYFYGLPEDPKETDVKIYDSNTAEQSEDFFLETGEGILKDLKSPMIKVENADIVSTDTEFSAANSNGVEKTQKDTKFSINVSVSYKSKGKMFSHWDFNSARRIFDAQPMCKRLKETAEMSAKSRKLGTDADTLILSPKVLYYLCEYAMLPSFLGTNVESKHSTLTRKLGEQVFSRKLNLSNDGTLDWGFRSERFDYEGTPTRKIQLVEKGVVKNFLFDHNIGKFLGKESTGSAAKSGVIFNNIVLDIPKKKDIFSGVDKGVYVTSILGAHNSDPITTDFSVEADKGFYIENGHIKHPISNMSISSSMINLMNNIDRMGQPESIAGFYSGPIRFNNVSVKKS, encoded by the coding sequence ATGGATAATTACTTCAGAAAAATCATAAACAAGGCGACACGGAAAGCTGACCATGCACAGCTGAACTCATACATAATCAGATCAAACAACCTGAAGCTCATGGACAACAGCATCCACACCATGAGCAGCATGGAGCAGAAAGCCTACATACTGAAGGTCTTCCTGGGAAAAAAGATGGGTGTTTCCTATTCTAACTACCCTGATTCCGGCCTGCTGGACAGAGCCCTCAAGATGGCCAAGGTGACGAACAGCCTGGATTATTTCTATGGGCTTCCAGAAGACCCAAAAGAAACAGACGTCAAGATATATGACTCCAATACAGCAGAACAGTCTGAGGACTTCTTCCTGGAGACAGGAGAAGGCATACTCAAAGACCTGAAATCACCGATGATAAAAGTCGAGAATGCTGATATAGTGAGCACAGACACAGAATTCTCAGCAGCAAACTCAAACGGGGTCGAAAAAACCCAGAAAGACACCAAATTCTCAATCAATGTGTCAGTGTCATACAAATCGAAAGGCAAGATGTTCAGCCACTGGGACTTCAATTCAGCAAGAAGGATATTCGATGCACAACCGATGTGCAAAAGACTAAAGGAAACAGCTGAGATGTCAGCAAAGAGCAGAAAACTTGGCACAGATGCGGACACACTGATATTGTCACCCAAGGTGCTGTATTACCTCTGCGAGTATGCGATGCTGCCAAGCTTCCTCGGCACTAATGTGGAGAGCAAACATTCAACACTCACCAGGAAGCTCGGGGAGCAGGTCTTTTCCAGAAAGCTAAACCTCTCAAATGACGGTACGCTAGACTGGGGATTCAGGTCAGAAAGATTCGACTATGAAGGAACACCCACCCGCAAAATCCAGCTTGTCGAGAAGGGTGTTGTCAAGAACTTCCTATTCGACCACAATATAGGAAAATTTCTTGGCAAGGAATCAACAGGGAGCGCAGCAAAATCAGGAGTGATATTCAACAACATAGTGCTGGATATCCCCAAGAAGAAGGACATATTCTCAGGAGTCGACAAGGGTGTCTATGTCACGTCCATACTCGGGGCCCATAACTCAGACCCGATAACCACAGACTTCTCAGTAGAGGCAGACAAGGGATTCTACATAGAGAACGGCCATATCAAACACCCCATATCAAACATGTCCATATCCTCGTCAATGATAAATCTCATGAACAATATAGATCGCATGGGGCAGCCTGAATCAATAGCCGGGTTCTACAGCGGGCCGATAAGATTTAACAATGTATCAGTGAAGAAAAGCTGA
- a CDS encoding TldD/PmbA family protein, translated as MALFKFLEKEDKVKYWDFRHTTLDSTSINLSGETVKDIDNGSVKQYSIRVLYGNAWGFTSFDNLDKMEENVIKALKIAKAMSKKTEREIIMAQIKPIKDFKKTRMRVDPVNISLSEKKNLILEGSIKALDFDRKIKSSDLYYTEKNLYSEFANSEGSFIQQRLNYIDAGIFIVASDGMRTVDSHDGIARLGGFEVLRGYPEAIQKCCDRALELLTAKSPKTQNANVVIDGALAGLFIHEALGHSIEADHVIKKDSILANKINKKLGTEILNVYDDPSIEGGFGSYFYDDEGVPSQKTKVISNGVLRNFLHSRETAAILCESPTGNGRAEEAGFFPIPRMSNMYIGKKDYTDEELIEDLKNGIFVLGQKGGQVNSAEGTFEFGAKQGYLVKNGEITGPLRELSFSGNLMKILKSIKAIGNSYEESDPGYCQKLGQIIPVDGANPKMLIKNARIIGKNEA; from the coding sequence ATGGCCCTGTTCAAATTTCTTGAAAAAGAGGATAAAGTCAAGTACTGGGATTTCAGGCACACTACGCTTGACAGCACCTCAATAAACCTGAGCGGCGAGACTGTAAAAGACATAGACAATGGGAGCGTCAAGCAGTATTCAATAAGGGTCCTCTATGGAAATGCATGGGGCTTCACAAGCTTCGACAATCTTGATAAAATGGAGGAGAATGTGATAAAAGCGCTCAAGATAGCAAAAGCCATGAGCAAGAAGACCGAAAGGGAGATAATCATGGCCCAGATAAAGCCCATAAAGGACTTCAAGAAGACCAGAATGAGAGTCGATCCTGTAAACATATCACTATCTGAAAAGAAGAACCTCATATTGGAGGGCTCGATAAAGGCTCTTGATTTTGACCGCAAAATAAAGTCATCTGACCTTTACTACACAGAAAAAAATCTTTACAGCGAATTCGCCAATTCTGAAGGGAGCTTCATACAGCAGAGGCTGAACTATATAGATGCAGGCATATTCATTGTCGCATCTGACGGCATGAGGACAGTGGATTCCCATGATGGGATAGCCCGGCTGGGCGGTTTTGAGGTTCTAAGGGGATACCCCGAGGCCATACAGAAATGCTGTGACCGCGCATTGGAGCTCCTGACCGCAAAGAGCCCCAAGACACAGAATGCAAATGTGGTCATCGACGGGGCGCTGGCAGGGCTTTTCATACATGAAGCCCTCGGGCACAGCATCGAAGCAGACCATGTCATCAAAAAGGATTCCATCCTCGCCAACAAGATAAACAAGAAATTAGGAACAGAGATCCTCAATGTATACGATGATCCAAGCATAGAAGGAGGATTCGGCAGCTATTTCTATGACGACGAGGGAGTGCCGAGCCAGAAGACAAAGGTGATAAGCAACGGGGTGCTCCGCAATTTCCTGCATTCCAGGGAGACAGCAGCCATCCTCTGCGAATCACCGACTGGAAACGGGAGGGCAGAGGAAGCCGGCTTCTTCCCCATCCCGAGGATGAGCAATATGTACATTGGCAAGAAAGACTATACAGATGAGGAGCTCATAGAAGACCTGAAGAACGGAATATTCGTGCTTGGCCAGAAAGGAGGACAGGTGAATTCCGCAGAAGGAACATTCGAATTCGGAGCGAAACAAGGGTATCTTGTAAAGAACGGCGAGATAACTGGACCGCTCAGAGAATTGTCATTCTCAGGCAACCTCATGAAGATACTCAAGAGCATCAAGGCCATAGGCAACAGCTATGAGGAATCAGATCCCGGCTACTGCCAGAAGCTCGGCCAGATAATCCCTGTTGACGGGGCCAATCCCAAGATGCTGATAAAGAACGCAAGGATAATAGGGAAGAATGAGGCATAG
- a CDS encoding HAMP domain-containing histidine kinase, with protein sequence MENTINPSPDNRIKELEAILAETEQRLIDSQDILETYSGIHQDFAGMKIDERFMENFITTVLKSVGKLMRMNIANLMIRRQEGKTYTPGKFFDLDSDQIVTCSAVGLTPETDAIVQNIVRYQKTEFCNIDPEDKNELFIAISTGRAFQSYYDPSPGGFLDQMVEAGIFSPDYYEQQELQYNKAASHGFLTPENEVYVTPEEFKQLYPTPESYVPAVCIPVLMHGKAIAVITVDAPMDRDPRAGTKGITEQKLADGERLANLLTLPLLWAEQMEEIHYWKSLNEAIVDSEAAGIAVIDADYRLERVNPVLSRAIGADECPRRMDIRGLKIFSSAIGGITSVVTGQEERYFLPNQAMTIGSRDVIYDISVSPVGALFGPATKFLIRFDDVTEAVYRSLAESEINSRMRTDDVASGLGHNLRTYLDIIRHSTLNSKKRLERFILVNPSLRELLAQDATLAEHITKLAESPEVVIRQLQTISGILSQLTETLHRGYVPSECTLSDIVREFEQKYKIHWPGGSLECDLRHDPILYIDPKKFVDIVLMELARNSQYEMDNKARMTLTAREGDLLRAQSEKLAEAGANYDIEKCLVIEVSDNGPGMTPEAASRAFNRFYSRKPETGDRMRGLGLYDLKKFVDASCGEVSLISELREGTTFKLIMPVIDKKNILINP encoded by the coding sequence ATGGAAAATACAATAAACCCCAGCCCAGACAACAGAATAAAAGAGCTTGAAGCAATATTGGCTGAAACAGAGCAGAGGCTGATTGATTCACAGGACATACTCGAGACCTATTCAGGCATACACCAAGATTTCGCGGGCATGAAGATTGATGAGAGATTCATGGAGAACTTCATCACAACTGTGCTCAAAAGCGTCGGGAAGCTCATGAGGATGAACATTGCAAACCTCATGATAAGACGACAGGAGGGCAAGACATACACGCCCGGAAAATTCTTTGACCTGGATTCAGACCAGATAGTAACATGCAGCGCAGTCGGGCTGACCCCTGAGACAGATGCCATAGTGCAGAATATAGTAAGATACCAGAAGACTGAGTTCTGCAATATAGATCCAGAAGACAAGAATGAGCTCTTTATCGCAATATCGACAGGAAGGGCATTCCAGTCATATTATGACCCTTCGCCAGGCGGTTTCCTTGACCAGATGGTGGAGGCAGGCATCTTCAGTCCGGACTACTATGAGCAACAGGAACTCCAATACAATAAAGCGGCATCTCACGGTTTCCTCACACCTGAGAATGAGGTCTATGTAACACCTGAAGAATTCAAGCAGCTTTATCCGACCCCAGAGTCTTATGTGCCAGCAGTATGCATCCCTGTACTCATGCATGGTAAAGCTATAGCAGTCATCACTGTCGATGCACCGATGGACAGGGACCCGAGAGCCGGCACCAAAGGGATCACTGAACAGAAGCTTGCTGACGGAGAGAGGCTCGCCAATCTCCTAACACTGCCATTGCTATGGGCCGAACAGATGGAAGAGATCCATTACTGGAAATCCCTCAATGAGGCAATTGTCGACAGCGAGGCAGCAGGGATAGCTGTCATCGACGCCGACTACAGGCTTGAGCGTGTAAACCCTGTACTGTCAAGGGCAATCGGGGCAGATGAATGTCCCCGGAGAATGGACATACGCGGCCTGAAGATCTTCTCATCTGCGATCGGCGGAATAACCTCAGTAGTGACCGGCCAGGAGGAGAGATACTTCCTGCCGAACCAAGCCATGACCATCGGCAGCAGGGATGTCATATATGACATATCTGTATCCCCTGTCGGCGCGCTTTTCGGACCAGCCACAAAATTCCTCATAAGATTCGATGATGTGACTGAAGCAGTCTACAGGTCCCTTGCAGAATCAGAGATCAACAGCAGGATGAGGACCGATGATGTTGCCAGCGGGCTGGGCCATAACCTCAGGACATATCTCGATATCATCAGGCATTCCACACTCAATTCCAAGAAGAGGCTTGAGAGGTTCATACTGGTAAATCCCTCCCTCAGGGAACTGCTTGCACAAGATGCTACACTGGCTGAGCATATCACAAAGCTTGCAGAGTCCCCTGAGGTCGTGATAAGGCAGCTGCAGACAATCTCCGGGATCCTCAGTCAGCTGACAGAAACTCTCCATAGAGGCTATGTCCCAAGTGAATGCACTCTCAGCGACATTGTCAGGGAATTCGAGCAAAAATATAAGATCCACTGGCCGGGCGGATCACTTGAATGCGATCTAAGACATGATCCTATACTATACATCGATCCAAAAAAATTTGTGGACATTGTCCTCATGGAGCTTGCCAGGAATTCCCAGTATGAGATGGATAACAAAGCAAGGATGACCCTGACAGCAAGAGAAGGGGATCTATTAAGAGCACAATCTGAAAAGCTTGCCGAAGCCGGAGCCAATTATGACATAGAGAAATGCCTGGTAATCGAAGTGAGTGATAATGGGCCCGGGATGACCCCTGAAGCGGCATCAAGGGCATTCAACAGGTTCTATTCCAGGAAGCCAGAAACCGGAGACAGGATGAGAGGATTGGGGCTCTATGACCTCAAGAAATTTGTGGATGCGTCCTGCGGAGAGGTAAGCCTAATCTCAGAACTCAGGGAGGGCACTACTTTCAAACTGATAATGCCTGTCATAGACAAAAAAAATATATTAATAAATCCTTGA
- a CDS encoding methyltransferase domain-containing protein has product MLDLGCGDNKVSGAIGLDRNDCLKDVDVLVEFKNRDYIPLRDDSFDEIHLRHFVEHVPDIAWLMSEIHHVRKNGAKVYLSFPHYSSRGSYSDVTHIHHLSSRAFEHFDPETGFGQSYGYYTHFGRYFPFRTEIISLSSNRYAALVAEPLLKVLGRNNFERITSRFVPINQVDLELRILKQ; this is encoded by the coding sequence GTGCTTGATCTGGGTTGTGGGGATAATAAGGTATCCGGGGCCATAGGTCTTGATAGGAACGACTGTCTGAAGGATGTCGATGTATTGGTTGAGTTTAAGAATAGGGATTATATTCCTTTAAGAGATGATTCTTTTGATGAAATCCATTTGAGGCACTTTGTTGAACATGTGCCTGACATTGCATGGCTCATGAGTGAAATCCACCATGTCAGGAAGAATGGTGCTAAAGTTTATCTCTCTTTTCCACATTATAGTTCCAGGGGGTCTTATAGTGATGTGACACATATTCATCATCTTTCTTCCCGTGCATTTGAGCACTTTGATCCAGAAACAGGATTTGGTCAGTCATACGGGTATTATACACATTTTGGGAGGTATTTTCCTTTCAGGACAGAGATTATAAGCTTAAGTTCTAACAGGTATGCTGCTTTGGTTGCAGAACCGCTGTTGAAGGTTCTTGGTAGGAACAATTTTGAGAGGATTACTTCAAGATTTGTTCCTATCAACCAGGTCGACCTTGAGCTTAGGATCCTCAAGCAATAA